Below is a window of Mycobacterium sp. 050128 DNA.
CGATCGATGCGTTAGCAGTCGCACGGGGCTTTCTGCGTGAACCCGATCTGCCAGTCGCTTCGGATGATGAGATCTCGCTGGAGTTGAAGTTGTTGCGGATCGTCGGGAAGTCCTTGTGGCCCAACCACAGCGACCATCAACCGGCTGTTGTGGCGGGTGCGCTCGCTAGTTCACCGAGTTAGTGCAGCGTTGCGAAGAACGCCCGGACGTCCTCGACGAACAAGCCCGGTTGTTCGAATGCCGCAAAGTGCCCACCGCGCGGCATAGTCGTCCAGTGGGTGATGTGGTAGTGCGGCTCGCACCAGCTTCGGGGTACCCGCAGGACCTCCTTCGGGAAAGCAGCGATACCGGTCGGTAATTCGACCTGACCAGTAACGCCCACGTCCTTGAAGCTCTCCCAATACAACCGGGCCGACGAAGCGCCGGTACCGGTTGTCCAATAGATCATGACGTTGTCCAACAGCTCATCGCGGCTGAGGACGTTCTCGGGATTGCCGTTGCAGTCCATCCACGCCCAAAATTTCTCAACTATCCAAGCCATTTGTCCGACTGGCGAATCGACCAGTCCATATCCCAATGTCTGTGGCCGGGTGGACTGCTGCTCGGAATAGCCCGTGCCCCAACTCTGGTATTCCGCGAACGCGGCCAGGGCGTCCTGCTCCTCCGTGGTGGGGTCGGAGATACCTCCGGCCGGCGGAGTAACGATCGGCATATTCAGGTGGATTCCCACGCAATGCCCGCGATTGCGGCCCATCTGCGCGGTGATGGCTGCGCCCCAGTCCCCGCCCTGGGCACCGTAGCGCCGGTAGCCAAGCCGCAGCATCAGCGTCTCCCAGGCCTCCGCGATCTTGCCCACACCCCACCCGGTGCCGATGGGCTTGCCGGAGAAACCGTAACCGGGCAGCGACGGGCAGACCACATGAAAGGCATCCGCAGCCCGTCCCCCGTAGGCCGTCGGATTGGTCAGCGGCTCAATCACCTTGTGAAACTCTACGATCGAGCCGGGCCAGCCATGCGTGATCACCAGCGGAAAAGCGTCCTCGTGCGGTGACCGATGGTGGATGAAATGGATTTCCAGCCCATCGATTTCGGTGACGAACTGGTCGAAACGGTTCAGCTCGGACTCGCGCGCCCGCCAATCGTATTCGTTGGCCCAGTACGCGGCCAGGTCACGGGTGTAACCCAGCGGGATGCCCTGGCTCCAGTCGTCCACGCACTCGGCTTCCGGCCAGCGGGTGCGTGCCAACCGCGATCGCAAATCATCAAGAACGTCATCGGCAACGTCGATGCGAAACGGTCTAATCTCGGGCATCGCAGCTCCAAAATAATATCAACAACTCAACCCTTAACCCCCACCGCGCGGGAAATGAGGCTAGTCGCTTGGCTGCCGAACAGCGGTGACGGAGATCGTGCTCTGAAGTGGCCGGTCCACATCGGCTTTCGGCACGGCCAAACCGGCGTCGGCAAACAGCTCTGACCGGGTACGGGTCGACACCTGCCAGCCGCGTGCTGCCAGATCGCCGGTTACCGAAGTCCGGTCACCCCGGTAGACCAGGGCAGAAAAGTCGACCTCGAAGCCAAATTTTGCCCAACTGCTGAACATAGCGTTTGCGCGTTTGTCGAGCATCGGATGCGCGTCGGGTTGTTCTTCGGTGGCCAGCCGGCTGCCCGGTGCGCTGAGGTCGGTGATGTCGTCGAACAGACGATTTTGGGCATCAGGCGGCAAGTACAACAGAAGGCCTTCTGCGCTCCACGCCGTAGGCTGATTACCGTTAAAGCCGCAGCGCCGCAGCGCATTCGGCCAGTCGTTTCGCAGATCGATCGGTACCGGCCGCAGCTCCGCTGTAGGTTCCCCGCCCAGTTTGGCTAAAGTAGCGGACTTGAACTCAATTACCTCGGGTTGGTCGACCTCGTAGAGGACGGTTCCCGAGGGCCAAGACAGTCGATACGGGCGTGAGTCAAGGCCCGCCGCCAAAATGACAACCTGGCGGATACCCTTAGTCGTCGCGTCATGGAAGAAGTCGTCGAAAAACCGCGTGCGCACTGCCATTACATCGGTCAGCCGCTGCAGGTTGAATTCCGGGTCTGCGTCAGCTCCGGCGCCGTCGATCTCGCCGTCAAGCTGTCGGATGAAGAAGTCAATACCCACCGCACGTACCAGCGGATCGGCGAATGGATCGTTGATCAGTGGATCGGGTTTCCTACTGGCCAATGCTCGCGCCGCGGCGCATATCGTCGCGGTCGCACCCACACTCGAAGCCAGATCCCAGCTGTCTTTGTCCGTACGCGTCACGGGCGCAAGGCTACACCGAGGACCCCGACCACGTGTACATCGGCGAACGCAGCATCGTCCGGCTGTCGGCGCCGATACTTTAGTCGGCGTACCGGCATAGTGTGCGGCGCGGAATCGTCGGTTTAACTGTGCGGTGCCTTACTCGACGATGGGTCCGCACCCGGGTTAAACCAAACCGGCCAGGTACAGGTCCAGACCCCGACGGCGCAATTGGTCGCTGAGCGCCCGAGCGCTGCCGAGTGGAACGTGTCGTCGCAGAGGCTCTACAAGAGCGTCGCTGTGACGGCAACGACATTGCGGAATGGGGCCATTGCATTATCGTCAGCAAACGTGCGATCGTACTCGGCGAACAGCTCCGTGCGGGTCCGGGCACTCACTTGCCAGCCCCGCTGCGATAGGTAATCAACGACATTGCTGCGCTCGCCATGGTAAAAGAGCTCCGACAGATTGGCGTCGCAGCCGAAATCGGCCCACCTGTCGCTGGTAGCACTGGCGCGTTCAGCCATCTCCGGTCCGCCGTCCGGGTGGTATTCGGTAGCCAGCAGACTGCCGGGAGCGCTCAGCGTGGTGATGTTGTCGAACAGCCTGTCCTGGGCGTCGGGCGGCAAATACATCAGCAGGCCCTCAGCACTCCAAGCCGTCAGTTGGTCTACCTTAAAACCGCTGCGGCACAGAGCATCCGGCCAATCGCCGCGCAGGTCGATACTGACGGTTCGGTGCTCCGCGATTGGTGCGGCGCCCAGCGCCGACATAGTGGCCGTCTTGAACTCGACGACCTTGGGTTGGTCGATCTCGTAGACGACACTGCCCAACGGCCAGGCCAGACGGTACGGGCGCGTATCCAGGCCGGCGGCCAAGATCACCGACTGTCGCACACCCGCATGGGCGGCTTCGAGGAAGAAGTCGTCGAAGAATCGAGTGCGCACCGCCACCGAATCGGTTTCGCGTTGCAGCTCCGCCCTGGTCTGACCGTCGAGATCAGCAAGGGCAATTTCGCCCTCGCCCAGCCGCGTGAAGAACTCGACGCCGACCGCCCTCACCAGCGGTGCGGCGAACGGGTCGTTAATGAGCGGTCCGGATTCCTCGCTGGCCAGCGCCCGAAGGGCGGCGACCATGGTCGCCGTCACGCCCACGCTGGTAGTTAAGTCCCAACTGTCGGTGTCGCTGCGTACCACTCTTCTCCCATTTCGGCTCATCGCTTAAGGCGATGGATCGGCGCCAGAGCCCGCCTGGGCAACCGCACCCGGCGAAGTAGGTCGCCCGCAACGTCGGGGCTGGCGATCAAAATGTATCAGCGCTACCGTGTTGAGATCGAAGCATTGGCTACGCCGCCGAAGCCAGTCCGGTTGTCGCCCGTTTCAGGGCTCGAATGCGGCAAGCGTGCCGGATCTGAATTCGATTACCTTCGGCTGATCCTTCTTCTCGCCATCGCGACTTGTCACTGCTCGGCCGCGATGAGGTGACCAGCGCGAGCGGGCGTCGAGAGTAAGCTCGATCCAGTCTGATCTCTCTGCGCGCCTCGCAGGACCCACCTTTGCAGCAATGGGGTACCGGGTCGCCGTGCCAAAGATCGCTGATGTCGCCCGGCGGTATTCCCGAAGCCGCATGACGGACACATCTAGGGTTATTCCGGTAACGAAGTCCGCGCAGGATGGCTGCGGCCCTGGGGTAACCTTCAAGCTACGGAACTGCGGACCAAACGAGGGATCAACGGTCGTTGACCCGTGAATCTGCCTCTAGCGCCGACCTGTGGATCGCACCAATAACTTGGGCCTACATCGGCTCTAAATGTCGATGGTTTGCACGCAACAGGCGGCCGATCCCGCGTGCTGCGACTTGGAGCGCCCCCAGGTGTCGCTGGTAATCACGTTTGAGGTTTAGTACCACCAATCCGATCGCGGCTACGACGACTCCTTCGGGATCGGACCGGATCGGGACGGCGAGCGAGCAGGCGCCCAGTGACATTTCCTCGACCGTGGTAGCGACGTCGCTGCGTCGGATTTGGTCGAGTTGGGCGGTCAGTACTGCTGGCTGGGTGATCGTGTACGGCGTGAGGCGGATTAGTGAGTCCAGAACCCGATACCTTACGTCTTCCGGGGCGTGTGCCAGCAAAATTTTGCCCACCCCCGTGCAGTACAACGGCAGGCGGCTGCCTACCCTGCTGACGATCGGTACTGAACCGCGACCGGACATCCGGTCAAGATAGAGCACATCCTCGCCATCGCGAACCGCCATGTGCACGGTGGCCAGTGTGGCGGCGTAGA
It encodes the following:
- a CDS encoding class I SAM-dependent methyltransferase, which translates into the protein MTRTDKDSWDLASSVGATATICAAARALASRKPDPLINDPFADPLVRAVGIDFFIRQLDGEIDGAGADADPEFNLQRLTDVMAVRTRFFDDFFHDATTKGIRQVVILAAGLDSRPYRLSWPSGTVLYEVDQPEVIEFKSATLAKLGGEPTAELRPVPIDLRNDWPNALRRCGFNGNQPTAWSAEGLLLYLPPDAQNRLFDDITDLSAPGSRLATEEQPDAHPMLDKRANAMFSSWAKFGFEVDFSALVYRGDRTSVTGDLAARGWQVSTRTRSELFADAGLAVPKADVDRPLQSTISVTAVRQPSD
- a CDS encoding epoxide hydrolase family protein, yielding MPEIRPFRIDVADDVLDDLRSRLARTRWPEAECVDDWSQGIPLGYTRDLAAYWANEYDWRARESELNRFDQFVTEIDGLEIHFIHHRSPHEDAFPLVITHGWPGSIVEFHKVIEPLTNPTAYGGRAADAFHVVCPSLPGYGFSGKPIGTGWGVGKIAEAWETLMLRLGYRRYGAQGGDWGAAITAQMGRNRGHCVGIHLNMPIVTPPAGGISDPTTEEQDALAAFAEYQSWGTGYSEQQSTRPQTLGYGLVDSPVGQMAWIVEKFWAWMDCNGNPENVLSRDELLDNVMIYWTTGTGASSARLYWESFKDVGVTGQVELPTGIAAFPKEVLRVPRSWCEPHYHITHWTTMPRGGHFAAFEQPGLFVEDVRAFFATLH
- a CDS encoding IclR family transcriptional regulator is translated as MAGNTSIPAASVASRLLAIIGTYDDNHRSLTLTEIANRAQLAVSTVHRLLGELVAGGALERRDDGRYVIGRLLWEVGLLAPVQAGLREIAEPFLHDVYAATLATVHMAVRDGEDVLYLDRMSGRGSVPIVSRVGSRLPLYCTGVGKILLAHAPEDVRYRVLDSLIRLTPYTITQPAVLTAQLDQIRRSDVATTVEEMSLGACSLAVPIRSDPEGVVVAAIGLVVLNLKRDYQRHLGALQVAARGIGRLLRANHRHLEPM
- a CDS encoding class I SAM-dependent methyltransferase; translated protein: MVRSDTDSWDLTTSVGVTATMVAALRALASEESGPLINDPFAAPLVRAVGVEFFTRLGEGEIALADLDGQTRAELQRETDSVAVRTRFFDDFFLEAAHAGVRQSVILAAGLDTRPYRLAWPLGSVVYEIDQPKVVEFKTATMSALGAAPIAEHRTVSIDLRGDWPDALCRSGFKVDQLTAWSAEGLLMYLPPDAQDRLFDNITTLSAPGSLLATEYHPDGGPEMAERASATSDRWADFGCDANLSELFYHGERSNVVDYLSQRGWQVSARTRTELFAEYDRTFADDNAMAPFRNVVAVTATLL